A portion of the Aquila chrysaetos chrysaetos chromosome 4, bAquChr1.4, whole genome shotgun sequence genome contains these proteins:
- the WASHC5 gene encoding WASH complex subunit 5 codes for MVDFLAENNLCGQAILRIVSCGNAIIAELLRLSEFIPGVFRLKDKADQQKYGDIIFDFSYFKGPETCEGKLEAKPELLDLDEEFRENNIEILTRFYLAFQSVHKYIVDLNRYLDDLNEGIYIQQTLETVLLNEDGKQLLCEALYLYGVMLLVIDQKIEGEVRERMLVSYYRYSAARSSADSNLDDICKLLRSTGYSSQPGAKRPPNYPESYFSRVPISETFISMVIGRLRSDDIYNQVSAYPLPEHRSTALATQAAMLYVILYFDPSILHTQQAKMREIVDKYFPDNWVISIYMGITVNLAEAWEPYKAAKTALNYTLDLSNVKEQASRYAAVTERVHTQVQQFLKEGCLREELVLDNIPKLLNCLRDCNVAIRWLMLHTADTACDPNNKRLRQIKDQILTDSRYNPRILFQLLLDTAQFEFILKEMFKQMLSEKQTKWENYKKEGSERMTELADVFSGVKPLTRVEKNENLQAWFREISKQIMSLNYDDSTAAGRKTVQLIQALEEVQEFHQLETNLQVCQFLADTRKFLHQMIRTINIKEEVLITMQIVGDLSYAWQLIDSFTSIMQESIRVSPSMVTKLRATFLKLASALDLPLLRINQANSPDLLSVSQYYSGELVSYVRKVLQIIPESMFTSLLKIIKLQTHDIIEVPTRLDKDKLRDYAQLGPRYEVAKLTHAISIFTEGILMMKTTLVGIIKVDPKQLLEDGIRKELVKRVALALHRGLIFNPRAKPSELMPKLKEMAATMDGFHRSFEYIQDYVNIYGLKIWQEEVSRIINYNVEQECNNFLRTKIQDWQSIYQSTHIPIPKFTPVDESVTFIGRLCREILRITDPKITCYIDQMNTWYDIKTHQEVTNSRLFSEIQDTLGTFGLNGLDRLLCFMIVKELQNFLSMFQKNILCDKTVQDTLKALMNAVSPLKGIIANSNKVYSAAIAKTQKIWTAYLDSIMKVGQMQILRRQITNELNYSCRFDSKHLAAALENLNKAILADIEAHYQNPSLPYPKEDNTLLYEITAYLEAAGIHNPLNKIYITTKCLPYFPTVNFLFLISQFPKLQYNRNLGVVCKRPADQIDWLPLVLGLLTLLKQFHSRYTEQFLALIGQFIRSTMEQCTSQKIPEMPADVVGALMFLEDYIRYTKLPRKVVEAHVPSFIFDEFRTVL; via the exons ATGGTCGATTTTCTAGCTGAAAACAATCTCTGTGGTCAGGCAATTCTTCGGATTGTGTCCTGTGGAAATGCCATCATTGCAGAACTTCTGAGACTTTCTGAATTTATTCCTGGTGTTTTCAGGCTGAAGGACAAGGCTGATCAACAGAAGTATGGGGATATCATATTtgatttcagttattttaag gGGCCTGAGACATGTGAAGGCAAACTGGAAGCCAAACCTGAGTTACTGGATTTAGATGAAGAATTTCGTGAAAACAACATTGAAATTTTGACAAGATTTTATCTAGCTTTTCAGAGTGTACATAAATACATTGTAGATTTAAACAG ATATTTAGATGACCTCAATGAAGGAATTTACATTCAGCAAACATTAGAAACGGTCCTCCTTaatgaagatggaaaacagCTTCTA TGTGAAGCGCTCTATTTATATGGAGTCATGCTACTGGTCATTGACCAGAAGATTGAAGGAGAAGTCAGGGAAAGAATGTTGGTTTCCTACTACAGATACAG TGCAGCCCGATCCTCTGCCGATTCCAATTTAGATGATATCTGTAAATTGCTTCGAAGCACTGGATACTCAAGCCAACCTGGAGCTAAAAGACCTCCAAACTACCCCGAGAGTTACTTCAGCAGAGTACCCATAAGTGAAACATTCATTAGCATGGTTATTGGCCGCTTACGGTCAGATGACATTTATAACCAG GTTTCGGCATATCCATTACCAGAACACCGCAGCACTGCCCTGGCTACTCAGGCTGCTATGCTCTATGTGATACTGTATTTTGACCCTTCTATTCTTCACACTCAGCAAGCAAAAATGAGAGAGATAGTGGATAAATACTTTCCAGATAATTGg GTTATTAGCATTTACATGGGAATCACTGTAAATCTAGCAGAAGCATGGGAACCATACAAAGCTGCTAAAACTGCTCTCAACTACACACTGGATCTTTCAAATGTCAAAGAGCAG GCAAGCAGATACGCTGCAGTCACTGAGCGAGTGCATACTCAGGTGCAACAGTTTCTCAAAGAGGGCTGTCTAAGGGAAGAGCTGGTGCTGGACAATATTCCCAAGCTGCTGAATTGCCTGCGAGACTGCAATGTAGCAATCCGCTGGCTGATGCTTCACACTGCAGATACAG cttGTGATCCAAATAACAAACGTCTCCGCCAGATAAAGGATCAAATTCTAACAGACTCAAGGTACAATCCCAGGatccttttccagctgcttctggATACAGCtcaatttgaatttattttgaaagag ATGTTCAAGCAGATGCtgtcagaaaaacagacaaaatggGAGAACTATAAAAAAGAGGGATCTGAAAGGATGACTGAGCTTGCTGACGTCTTCTCAGGAGTTAAACCTCTTACTAGAGTGGAGAAAAATG AAAATCTTCAGGCTTGGTTCAGAGAAATCTCTAAGCAAATAATGTCTCTAAACTATGATGATTccactgcagcaggcagaaaaaCTGTGCAGCTAATACAGGCACTAGAGGAG GTCCAAGAGTTTCACCAGCTGGAAACTAACCTGCAAGTTTGCCAGTTTCTGGCTGACACCCGCAAATTTCTCCATCAGATGATCCGAACTATCAACATTAAAGAAGAGGTCTTGATCACCATGCAGATAGTTGGTGATCTTTCTTATGCTTGGCAACTAATTGACAG CTTTACATCTATTATGCAGGAAAGCATAAGAGTCAGTCCTTCTATGGTAACTAAACTCAGAGCCACTTTCCTAAAG CTTGCTTCTGCACTTGACTTGCCACTTCTCCGCATCAATCAAGCAAACAGTCCTGATCTTCTCAGTGTATCACAGTATTATTCAGGCGAGTTGGTTTCCTATGTAAGAAAG GTTCTACAGATAATTCCAGAAAGCATGTTTACATCTCTTCTCAAAATTATAAAGCTTCAGACTCATGATATTATTGAAGTGCCTACTCGCCTTGATAAGGACAAACTACGAGATTATGCTCAGCTTGGACCACGATACGAG GTTGCCAAGCTAACCCATGCAATTTCAATCTTCACTGAAGGTATCCTCATGATGAAAACTACTTTAGTTGGTATCATCAAG GTGGACCCAAAACAGTTACTAGAGGATGGAATAAGGAAGGAGCTAGTAAAACGGGTAGCTCTAGCTCTTCACAGGGGACTCATCTTTAATCCTAGAGCCAAG CCAAGCGAACTGATGcccaaactgaaagaaatggcAGCTACAATGGATGGGTTCCATCGATCATTTGAATATATCCAGGATTATGTCAACATATATGGTTTAAAAATTTGGCAAGAGGAAGTGTCTCGTATTATTAACTACAATGTGGAACAGGAGTGCAATAACTTCTTAAGAACAAAG attCAAGACTGGCAAAGCATATACCAGTCTACTCACATTCCCATACCAAAATTCACACCTGTGGATGAATCTGTAACATTTATTGGTCGGCTTTGTAGAGAAATCCTGAGGATCACAGACCCAAA aatcACATGTTACATTGACCAAATGAACACCTGGTATGATATCAAAACTCATCAGGAAGTAACCAATAGTCGTCTCTTCTCAGAGATCCAAGATACTTTAGGTACCTTTGGTCTCAATGGTTTAGACAGGCTGCTGTGTTTCATGATTGTAAAGGAGCTGCAG AATTTCCTCagcatgtttcagaaaaatatattgtgtgACAAGACAGTACAGGATACCTTAAAAGCACTTATGAATGCTGTCAGTCCTCTCAAAGGAATTATAG caaATTCAAACAAGGTTTATTCCGCAGCAATTGCAAAAACTCAGAAGATCTGGACAGCATATTTAGACTCCATAATGAAG GTTGGTCAGATGCAGATTTTGAGACGACAGATTACCAATGAATTAAACTATTCCTGCAGGTTTGACTCCAAGcatttggctgctgctttggaaaatctCAATAA agCAATACTGGCTGACATTGAAGCACATTATCAGAACCCATCACTACCTTATCCTAAAGAAGACAACACTCTTTTGTATGAAATCACAGCTTATCTGGAAGCAGCTGGCATTCACAATCCATTAAATAAG atCTACATAACAACAAAATGTCTGCCTTATTTTCCCACCGTCAACTTCCTATTTCTCATTTCCCAGTTTCCAAAACTTCAGTACAACAGAAATTTAG gagTGGTGTGCAAGCGCCCAGCTGATCAGATTGACTGGCTTCCTTTAGTTCTGGGACTCCTTACCCTGTTGAAACAGTTTCACTCAAGATACACAGAACAATTTCTGGCTCTGATTGGTCAGTTTATTCGTTCAACGATGGAACAGTGCACAAG CCAGAAGATACCAGAAATGCCTGCTGATGTAGTGGGTGCACTCATGTTTCTGGAAGATTACATTCGCTACACAAAGTTACCAAGAAAG GTTGTTGAAGCACATGTGCCTAGCTTCATTTTTGATGAATTCAGAACTGTTCTATGA